In the genome of Mycobacterium kansasii ATCC 12478, one region contains:
- the treZ gene encoding malto-oligosyltrehalose trehalohydrolase, which produces MTEFRVWAPKPELVRLDVDGRVHPMTRSDDGWWHAVVDTAPHARYGYLLDDDPAVLPDPRSPRQPDGVHARSQLWDPADAAWTDTDWAGRSVEGAVIYELHPGTFTGAGTFDAAVEKLDYLVDLGIDFVELLPVNSFAGTRGWGYDGVLWYSVHEPYGGPDGLVRFVDACHARGLGVLIDAVFNHLGPSGNYLPRFGPYLSSASNPWGEGINIADADSDEVRRYIIGCALRWMRDFHADGLRLDAVHALVDTTAIDILEELAGETDWLSTQLGRPLSLIAESDRNDPRVITARDCGGYGLTAQWSDDIHHAIHTAVSGERQGYYADFGSLATLAHTLRHGYFHAATYSSFRRRRHGRPLDTATVPATRLLAYTCTHDQVGNRALGDRPSQYLTGGQLAIKAALALGSPYTAMLFMGEEWGASTPFQFFSSHPEPELARATAEGRKSEFAEHGWDAGEIPDPQDPQTFQRSKLNWDEVHAGEHALVHRFYRDLIALRHDDPDMADPWLGRLTVDYDEDQRWIIVCRNRLRIACNLGAESVQVPVTGEVVLAWGEPAVDADHTALEGHSVAILRCG; this is translated from the coding sequence GTGACTGAATTTCGCGTCTGGGCACCCAAACCCGAGCTGGTGCGTCTTGACGTCGACGGCCGGGTGCACCCAATGACTCGTTCGGATGACGGGTGGTGGCACGCGGTCGTGGACACGGCACCGCACGCGCGCTACGGATATCTGCTCGACGACGACCCCGCCGTGCTGCCCGACCCCCGATCACCTCGCCAACCCGACGGGGTGCACGCGCGCTCGCAGTTGTGGGACCCTGCCGACGCGGCGTGGACCGACACCGATTGGGCGGGCCGGTCGGTCGAAGGCGCGGTGATCTACGAATTACACCCGGGCACCTTCACCGGCGCCGGCACCTTCGACGCTGCCGTCGAAAAGCTGGACTATCTGGTCGATCTCGGGATCGATTTCGTCGAGCTGCTGCCGGTCAACTCTTTTGCCGGCACCCGAGGCTGGGGATACGACGGCGTGCTGTGGTACAGCGTGCACGAACCCTACGGCGGACCCGACGGGCTGGTCCGGTTCGTCGACGCCTGTCACGCCCGCGGTCTGGGGGTCTTGATCGATGCGGTGTTCAACCACCTTGGCCCGTCGGGGAATTACCTGCCGCGGTTCGGCCCTTACCTCTCGTCGGCGAGCAACCCGTGGGGGGAGGGTATCAACATCGCCGACGCCGACTCCGACGAGGTCCGCCGCTACATCATCGGGTGCGCGCTGCGGTGGATGCGCGACTTTCACGCCGACGGGCTGCGGCTGGACGCCGTGCACGCGCTGGTGGACACCACCGCCATCGATATCCTCGAGGAGCTGGCCGGCGAAACCGATTGGCTGTCAACCCAGCTGGGGCGTCCGCTGTCGCTGATCGCCGAAAGCGACCGCAATGATCCCCGGGTGATCACCGCGCGCGATTGCGGCGGCTATGGACTGACCGCGCAATGGTCCGACGACATCCATCACGCCATCCACACCGCGGTATCCGGCGAGCGCCAAGGCTATTATGCGGATTTCGGCTCGCTGGCCACGCTGGCACACACCCTGCGCCACGGTTACTTTCACGCGGCCACCTATTCATCGTTTCGGCGCCGGCGCCACGGGCGGCCGCTGGATACTGCGACCGTCCCGGCCACCAGGCTGCTCGCCTATACCTGCACCCACGACCAGGTTGGCAACCGGGCTCTGGGAGACCGCCCGTCGCAATACCTGACCGGTGGCCAGCTGGCGATCAAGGCCGCGCTGGCGCTCGGATCACCTTATACAGCAATGCTTTTCATGGGTGAGGAATGGGGGGCGTCGACACCCTTCCAGTTCTTCAGCTCGCATCCCGAACCGGAGCTGGCCCGGGCCACCGCGGAGGGACGCAAGTCCGAATTCGCCGAGCACGGCTGGGATGCCGGCGAGATCCCCGACCCCCAAGACCCGCAGACGTTTCAGCGCTCCAAGCTGAATTGGGATGAGGTCCATGCCGGCGAACACGCGCTCGTGCACCGCTTTTATCGCGACCTGATCGCGTTGCGGCACGACGACCCCGATATGGCCGATCCCTGGCTCGGGCGCCTGACCGTCGACTACGACGAAGACCAACGCTGGATCATCGTGTGCCGCAACCGGTTGCGCATCGCGTGCAACCTGGGCGCCGAATCGGTGCAGGTGCCCGTCACCGGTGAGGTGGTACTGGCCTGGGGCGAGCCGGCAGTCGACGCCGACCACACTGCGCTGGAAGGCCATTCGGTCGCCATTCTCCGCTGCGGATAG
- the treY gene encoding malto-oligosyltrehalose synthase, giving the protein MALPIVSSYRLQLRGCSSGFAFTFADAENLLDYFDDLGVSHLYLSPIMTAAAGSSHGYDVTDPTAVSAELGGADGLARLSAAARARGIGLVVDIVPNHVGIDQPEQNAWWWDVLRHGRSSAYASYFDIDWDLDEDGRIVLPILGSDDDVADLKVDGDLLRLGDLALPIAPGTAAGTGPEIHDRQHYRLVGWRNGVCGYRRFFSITSLAGLRQEDRAVFDATHAEVARWFVEGLVDGVRIDHPDGLSDPCGYLTWLRELLGPDAWIVIEKILAVDEALEPTLPVAGTTGYDALREIGGLFVDPSGAAELTALVESAGVNYRAMPDMLAELKTRSATDTLASELRRLRRSIVAAAGADDPLLPEAIAALLTHIGVYRCDYPGLAAVMPTALAETQSAAPELGPALQVVAAALAIGGEPATRLQQLCGAVTAKSVEDCYFYRDSRLVSLNEVGGEPHRFGVGAAEFHHSAATRARMWPLAMTTLTTHDTKRGEDVRARIGVLSQVPSLWAEFVARWEIQSPSPDPATGQFLWQNIFGVWPVSGEVTAELRDRLHSYAEKAIREAAWHTSWNDPDTDFEDAIHRWLDTVLDGPVAEQLTGLVAQLHPHAASDALGQKLLALTVPGIPDVYQGTELWDDSLVDPDNRRPVDYAARRTALKTLAHPKIRVVTTALRLRRSRPESFRHGGYVPVLASGDASDHVVAFRRGWECQDILVAVTRWTVRLEETGWGNTVVPLPDGSWTDTLSGATASGPTSAAELFADLPVVLLERNRD; this is encoded by the coding sequence ATGGCTTTGCCCATCGTGTCCAGCTACCGGCTGCAGCTGCGTGGTTGCTCCAGCGGATTCGCGTTCACCTTCGCCGACGCCGAGAACCTGCTGGACTACTTCGACGACCTCGGGGTGTCACATCTGTACCTGTCCCCGATCATGACCGCGGCCGCCGGGTCGAGCCACGGCTACGATGTCACCGACCCGACGGCGGTGTCGGCCGAGCTCGGGGGCGCTGACGGGCTGGCGCGACTATCGGCGGCGGCCCGGGCCCGCGGCATCGGTCTGGTCGTCGACATAGTGCCCAACCATGTGGGCATCGACCAGCCCGAGCAGAACGCCTGGTGGTGGGACGTCCTGCGACACGGCCGCTCGTCGGCCTACGCCAGCTACTTCGACATCGACTGGGATCTCGACGAGGACGGCCGAATTGTGCTGCCGATTCTGGGTTCCGACGACGACGTCGCGGACCTGAAAGTCGACGGCGACCTGTTGCGGTTGGGTGATCTGGCGCTGCCGATCGCGCCCGGCACCGCGGCGGGCACCGGCCCGGAGATTCACGACCGTCAGCACTACCGATTAGTGGGCTGGCGAAACGGGGTCTGCGGCTACCGCCGGTTCTTCTCGATCACCTCGCTGGCCGGGCTGCGTCAGGAGGACCGGGCGGTGTTCGACGCCACCCATGCCGAAGTCGCGCGATGGTTTGTCGAGGGACTCGTCGACGGCGTGCGCATCGATCATCCCGACGGCCTGTCGGATCCGTGTGGATACCTCACGTGGTTACGCGAATTGCTCGGCCCTGACGCATGGATCGTGATCGAGAAGATCCTGGCCGTCGACGAGGCGCTGGAGCCGACGCTGCCGGTGGCCGGCACCACCGGCTACGACGCATTGCGGGAGATAGGCGGGCTTTTCGTCGATCCGAGCGGAGCCGCGGAGCTCACCGCGCTGGTCGAGTCCGCGGGAGTGAACTATCGGGCGATGCCGGACATGTTGGCCGAGCTCAAGACCCGTTCGGCAACCGACACCCTGGCAAGCGAATTGCGCAGGCTACGCCGCAGTATCGTGGCCGCCGCCGGCGCCGATGATCCGTTGCTGCCCGAGGCGATAGCCGCGCTACTCACCCACATCGGCGTGTACCGCTGCGACTACCCGGGCCTGGCCGCGGTGATGCCCACCGCGTTGGCCGAAACCCAGTCGGCCGCACCGGAATTAGGTCCGGCACTGCAGGTCGTCGCCGCGGCGCTGGCCATTGGCGGCGAACCGGCCACCCGGCTGCAGCAGCTCTGCGGTGCGGTGACCGCCAAATCCGTCGAGGACTGCTACTTCTACCGTGACTCCCGGCTGGTTTCACTCAACGAGGTGGGTGGCGAACCGCACCGGTTCGGTGTCGGGGCGGCGGAGTTCCATCACAGCGCTGCCACCCGGGCCCGGATGTGGCCGCTCGCGATGACGACACTGACCACCCACGACACCAAGCGCGGTGAGGATGTGCGCGCCCGGATCGGGGTGCTCTCACAGGTTCCGTCGCTGTGGGCCGAGTTCGTCGCCCGTTGGGAGATCCAGTCCCCCTCCCCCGATCCCGCCACCGGACAATTCTTGTGGCAGAACATCTTCGGGGTGTGGCCCGTCAGTGGTGAGGTGACCGCCGAGCTACGCGACCGGCTGCACAGCTACGCCGAGAAGGCCATCCGGGAAGCGGCCTGGCACACCTCGTGGAACGATCCGGACACCGATTTCGAGGACGCGATACACCGCTGGCTCGATACCGTGCTCGACGGTCCGGTGGCCGAGCAGCTGACCGGGCTGGTGGCTCAGCTGCACCCGCATGCGGCAAGCGACGCGCTCGGCCAGAAGCTGCTCGCGCTGACCGTACCCGGGATACCCGATGTGTACCAGGGGACCGAGCTGTGGGACGACAGCCTGGTCGACCCCGACAACCGCCGGCCCGTCGATTACGCCGCCCGCCGCACCGCACTGAAAACGTTGGCACACCCCAAGATTCGGGTCGTCACCACCGCGCTTCGGCTGCGGCGCTCCCGTCCGGAGAGCTTCCGGCACGGTGGCTACGTACCGGTGCTGGCCAGCGGCGACGCCAGTGATCATGTGGTGGCGTTTCGCCGCGGCTGGGAATGCCAGGACATCCTGGTCGCGGTGACCCGCTGGACCGTGCGGCTGGAGGAAACCGGCTGGGGTAATACCGTGGTGCCGCTGCCCGACGGGTCCTGGACCGACACGCTTTCCGGTGCCACGGCAAGCGGGCCGACGTCGGCCGCAGAACTGTTCGCGGACCTACCCGTGGTCCTGCTGGAGCGCAACCGTGACTGA
- the glgX gene encoding glycogen debranching protein GlgX: MSPNNTERSGGTRPTLPTVWPGTPYPLGATYDGAGTNFSVFSEIAEKVELCLIADDGSETRISLDEVDGYVWHAYLPNIIPGQRYGFRVYGPFAPSAGHRCDPSKLLLDPYGKAFDGDFTFGQALFSYDMSAVDPESDSADPGTPPMVDSLGSTMTSVVINPFFDWGYDRAPVTPYNETVIYEAHVKGMTQTHPGIPEQLRGTYAGLAHPMIIDHLKSLNVTALELMPVHQFLHDSRLLDLGLRNYWGYNTFGFFAPHNQYASNRHPGGAVAEFKSMVRSLHEADIEVILDVVYNHTAEGNHLGPTINFRGIDNAAYYRLVDSDLRLYKDYTGTGNSLNARHPHVLQLIMDSLRYWVLEMHVDGFRFDLAATLARELHDVDRLSAFFDLVQQDPVVSQVKLIAEPWDVGEGGYQVGNFPGLWTEWNGKYRDTVRDYWRGEPATLGEFASRLTGSSDLYEATGRRPSASINFVTAHDGFTLNDLVSYNEKHNEANGEANRDGESHNRSWNCGVEGPTDDPDIAALRRRQMRNFWATLMLSQGTPMILHGDEIGRTQGGNNNVYCQDSELSWMDWTLVDKNSDLLTFARKVTTLRKNHPVFRRRRFFEGEPIRSGDEVRDIAWLTPDGREMTHEDWGKSFHQYVAVFLNGDAITAPNARGERVVDDSFLLCFNAHDEPVEFLTPHGSYAQEWTVELDTNDPAGLKEVGDRVLNAGEQFSLPARSLLVLRKTL; the protein is encoded by the coding sequence ATGTCGCCGAACAACACCGAACGCTCAGGCGGAACCCGGCCCACACTGCCCACGGTGTGGCCGGGCACCCCGTATCCGCTCGGAGCTACCTACGACGGTGCCGGCACCAACTTTTCGGTGTTCTCCGAAATCGCCGAGAAAGTCGAATTGTGCCTGATCGCCGACGACGGTAGCGAAACCCGAATCTCCCTGGACGAGGTCGACGGATACGTCTGGCACGCCTATCTGCCCAACATCATCCCCGGCCAGCGTTATGGGTTTCGGGTTTACGGGCCCTTTGCCCCCTCGGCCGGCCATCGCTGTGATCCCAGCAAACTGCTGCTCGACCCGTACGGCAAAGCCTTCGACGGCGATTTCACCTTCGGGCAGGCGCTGTTCTCCTACGACATGAGTGCAGTGGACCCCGAAAGCGATTCGGCCGACCCGGGCACCCCTCCCATGGTTGACTCCCTGGGCTCCACCATGACCAGCGTGGTGATCAACCCGTTCTTCGACTGGGGCTACGACCGGGCACCGGTGACTCCGTATAACGAGACGGTCATCTACGAGGCTCATGTCAAAGGGATGACGCAAACTCACCCGGGTATCCCTGAGCAACTGCGGGGCACCTACGCCGGCCTGGCCCACCCGATGATCATCGACCACCTCAAGTCGCTGAACGTCACCGCGCTCGAACTGATGCCGGTACACCAGTTCCTGCACGACTCGCGGCTACTCGACTTGGGCTTGCGAAACTACTGGGGCTACAACACGTTCGGCTTTTTCGCCCCACACAACCAATACGCGTCGAACCGGCATCCCGGCGGGGCGGTGGCCGAGTTCAAATCCATGGTGCGCAGCCTGCACGAAGCCGATATCGAGGTGATCCTGGACGTGGTGTACAACCACACCGCCGAAGGCAACCACCTGGGCCCGACCATCAACTTCCGCGGCATCGACAATGCCGCCTACTACCGGCTCGTCGACTCGGACCTGCGGCTGTACAAGGACTACACGGGTACCGGTAACAGCCTCAACGCGCGCCACCCGCACGTGCTGCAACTGATCATGGACTCACTGCGCTACTGGGTGCTCGAGATGCACGTCGACGGATTCCGCTTCGACCTGGCCGCGACCCTGGCCCGAGAGCTGCACGACGTGGACCGGTTGAGCGCATTCTTCGACCTGGTACAGCAGGATCCGGTGGTCAGCCAGGTCAAATTGATCGCCGAACCGTGGGACGTCGGCGAGGGCGGCTACCAGGTCGGCAATTTTCCCGGTTTGTGGACGGAGTGGAACGGGAAGTATCGGGATACTGTGCGTGACTACTGGCGGGGCGAGCCCGCAACCCTGGGCGAGTTCGCCTCCCGGCTGACCGGGTCGTCGGACCTCTACGAGGCGACCGGCCGCCGTCCCAGCGCGAGCATCAACTTCGTCACCGCCCATGACGGCTTCACCCTCAACGACCTGGTGTCTTACAACGAAAAGCACAACGAGGCCAATGGCGAGGCCAACCGCGACGGAGAAAGCCACAACCGGTCGTGGAACTGCGGCGTCGAAGGTCCCACCGACGACCCCGACATCGCGGCGCTGCGCCGCCGCCAGATGCGCAACTTCTGGGCCACCCTGATGCTCAGCCAAGGCACACCGATGATCCTGCACGGGGACGAGATCGGGCGCACCCAGGGCGGAAACAACAACGTCTACTGCCAGGACTCCGAATTGTCCTGGATGGACTGGACTTTGGTGGACAAGAACTCGGATCTGCTGACCTTCGCGCGCAAGGTAACCACGTTGCGCAAGAACCACCCGGTGTTTCGCCGGCGTAGGTTCTTCGAAGGCGAACCGATCCGAAGCGGCGACGAGGTACGCGATATCGCTTGGTTGACGCCGGACGGCCGCGAAATGACACACGAGGATTGGGGCAAGAGTTTTCACCAGTACGTGGCGGTGTTTCTCAACGGCGACGCCATCACGGCACCCAACGCCCGCGGTGAGCGGGTGGTCGACGATTCATTCCTGTTGTGCTTCAACGCTCACGACGAACCGGTCGAGTTCCTGACGCCCCATGGCAGCTACGCGCAGGAGTGGACCGTGGAGCTCGACACCAACGACCCGGCCGGTCTCAAAGAGGTAGGCGACCGGGTCCTCAACGCCGGAGAACAGTTCTCGCTGCCCGCCCGTTCGCTCCTCGTACTCCGTAAGACGTTGTGA
- a CDS encoding acyltransferase family protein codes for MQTLAPPPTPTAMGSRAVGFYRHDLDGLRGIAIALVAAFHVWFGRVSGGVDVFLALSGFFFGGKVLRAALDPAVKLSPITEVVRLVRRLVPALVVVLAGCALLTVLVQPQTRWETFANQSLASLGYYQNWELANSQSDYLRAGEAVSPLQHIWSMSVQGQFYLAFLFLVAACAYVFRRPLGPRLRTLFVVLLSALTIASFGYAVAAHQANQANAYYDSFARAWELLLGVLVGASVPYIRWPMWLRTVTATAALAAILSCGALIDGVKEFPGPWALVPVGAAMLMIMAGANRQAHPGTSNRLPVPNRVLAIGPLVTLGAMAYSLYLWHWPLLIFWLSYTGHRQANFLEGAAVLLVSGLLAYLTLRHVEDPLRYRAPTTAATAQAAPSWQLRLRRPTIALGSIVVLLGVTLTATSFSWREHVIVARASGKELSGLSANDYPGARALTNHARVPTLRMRPTVLEVKDDLPASTRDGCISDFVNPALVNCTYGDEDAPRTIALAGGSHAEHWLPALDLLGRLHHFKVVTYLKMGCPLSTEEVPLIMGNNAAYPQCREWVQATMEKIVADRPDYVFTTSTRPWNIKPGDVMPATYIGIWQTLSDNNIPILAVRDTPWMVKDGQPFKPADCLAKGGNGKSCGIKRSELLSDYNTTLDFVAQFPLLKPIDMSDAICREDFCRAVEGNVLIYRDSHHLTPTYMRTMAPELGRQIATITGWW; via the coding sequence ATGCAGACCCTGGCACCACCTCCTACACCGACCGCGATGGGGTCGCGGGCGGTGGGCTTTTATCGGCATGATCTCGACGGCTTGCGGGGTATCGCGATTGCGCTGGTCGCCGCATTCCATGTGTGGTTCGGCCGGGTTTCCGGCGGCGTGGACGTGTTCCTGGCGTTGTCCGGCTTCTTCTTCGGCGGCAAAGTACTGCGGGCGGCCCTTGATCCAGCGGTGAAGCTCTCGCCGATCACCGAGGTGGTCAGACTGGTCCGCCGGCTGGTTCCGGCGCTGGTCGTGGTGCTTGCCGGCTGCGCGTTGCTCACCGTGCTGGTGCAACCGCAGACCCGATGGGAGACGTTCGCCAACCAGAGCCTGGCCAGCCTCGGCTACTACCAGAACTGGGAACTGGCCAACTCGCAGTCGGATTACCTGCGCGCCGGCGAAGCCGTCAGCCCGCTGCAGCACATCTGGTCCATGTCCGTGCAGGGCCAGTTCTATCTGGCATTCCTGTTCCTGGTTGCCGCGTGTGCATATGTATTCAGGCGTCCCCTGGGCCCCCGCCTGCGAACGCTCTTCGTCGTGCTGCTCAGCGCGCTCACGATCGCGTCATTCGGCTACGCGGTCGCCGCCCACCAGGCCAACCAGGCCAACGCGTATTACGACAGCTTCGCGCGGGCGTGGGAGTTGCTCCTGGGGGTGCTCGTCGGTGCGTCGGTGCCCTACATCCGCTGGCCGATGTGGCTGCGCACCGTCACGGCCACCGCAGCACTGGCGGCGATCTTGTCGTGCGGCGCCCTGATCGACGGCGTCAAGGAGTTCCCCGGCCCCTGGGCGCTGGTGCCCGTCGGGGCAGCGATGCTGATGATCATGGCCGGAGCCAACCGGCAAGCCCATCCCGGTACCAGCAATCGCCTGCCTGTGCCGAATCGGGTGCTGGCGATCGGGCCGCTGGTGACGTTGGGGGCGATGGCCTACTCGCTGTATCTGTGGCATTGGCCGCTGCTCATCTTCTGGCTTTCTTACACCGGCCACCGGCAGGCGAACTTCCTCGAGGGCGCAGCGGTGCTGCTGGTCTCGGGTTTACTGGCCTACCTGACGCTTCGCCATGTCGAGGACCCGCTGCGGTACCGGGCACCCACCACCGCCGCCACCGCCCAAGCCGCCCCGTCCTGGCAGCTGCGATTGCGCCGGCCGACCATCGCGCTGGGATCGATAGTGGTGCTGCTGGGCGTCACATTGACCGCGACGTCGTTCAGCTGGCGTGAACATGTCATCGTCGCCCGCGCCTCCGGCAAGGAGCTCAGTGGACTCAGCGCGAACGATTATCCCGGCGCCCGAGCCCTGACCAACCATGCCCGGGTGCCGACCCTGCGGATGCGTCCCACCGTCTTGGAAGTCAAAGACGACCTGCCGGCGTCCACCCGGGACGGGTGCATCAGCGACTTCGTCAATCCGGCTCTGGTCAACTGCACCTACGGCGACGAGGACGCGCCCCGGACCATAGCGCTGGCCGGCGGATCGCATGCCGAACACTGGCTGCCGGCGCTGGACCTGCTCGGGCGTCTGCACCACTTCAAAGTGGTGACCTATCTCAAGATGGGCTGCCCGCTGTCGACCGAGGAAGTCCCGTTGATCATGGGCAACAACGCCGCGTACCCACAGTGCCGCGAGTGGGTGCAGGCAACCATGGAAAAGATCGTCGCCGATCGTCCCGATTACGTGTTCACCACGTCGACCCGCCCCTGGAACATCAAGCCCGGCGACGTGATGCCGGCCACCTACATCGGGATCTGGCAAACGTTGTCGGACAACAACATTCCTATTCTCGCCGTTCGCGACACCCCGTGGATGGTCAAGGACGGCCAACCATTCAAGCCGGCGGACTGCCTGGCCAAGGGCGGCAATGGGAAGTCCTGCGGAATCAAGCGGTCCGAGTTACTCTCCGACTACAACACCACCCTGGATTTCGTGGCGCAGTTTCCATTGCTGAAGCCCATCGACATGTCGGATGCGATATGCCGCGAGGATTTCTGCCGCGCGGTCGAGGGGAATGTGCTGATCTACCGCGACTCTCACCACCTGACACCGACGTACATGCGAACCATGGCACCCGAACTGGGGCGACAGATCGCGACGATCACCGGCTGGTGGTGA
- the ripD gene encoding NlpC/P60 family peptidoglycan-binding protein RipD, which yields MKRIYAFAIGLAMMVSPMAAVPGLAAADPGLRSTDYQQATDVVIARGLSQRGVPFSWAGGGVTGPTRGKGSGIYTVGFDASGLIQYAYAGAGIKLPRSSGEMYKVGQKVLPQQARKGDLIFYGPEGTQSVAMYLGNGQMLEVGDVVQVSPVRSSGMTPYLVRILGTQTAPGQQLPPQTPLPQAPVQQTPQTPLPQAPVQQTPLPQTPLQQAPARQAPLQQLPAQQAPLPQAPLQQAPATQAPLQQLPAQQAPLQHMPAQQAPAQPAPAQPAPTGTPR from the coding sequence ATGAAACGCATCTACGCCTTCGCCATCGGTCTGGCGATGATGGTCAGCCCGATGGCGGCCGTCCCGGGCCTCGCGGCCGCCGACCCCGGCCTGAGGTCGACGGATTACCAGCAGGCCACCGACGTCGTCATCGCCCGCGGTCTTTCACAGCGCGGGGTGCCGTTCTCGTGGGCCGGCGGCGGTGTCACCGGCCCCACTCGCGGCAAGGGTTCCGGCATCTACACCGTTGGGTTCGACGCATCGGGGCTGATCCAATACGCCTACGCCGGCGCCGGGATCAAGCTCCCGCGTTCCTCCGGCGAGATGTACAAAGTAGGCCAGAAGGTCCTGCCGCAGCAGGCACGCAAAGGTGACCTGATCTTCTACGGTCCCGAAGGCACCCAAAGTGTCGCCATGTATCTCGGCAACGGCCAGATGCTGGAGGTTGGCGACGTGGTTCAGGTGTCGCCGGTGCGAAGCAGCGGCATGACCCCCTACCTGGTCCGGATCCTCGGTACCCAGACCGCGCCCGGCCAGCAGCTGCCGCCGCAGACACCATTGCCGCAGGCGCCGGTACAGCAGACGCCGCAGACACCATTGCCGCAGGCGCCGGTACAGCAGACACCGCTGCCACAGACGCCGTTGCAGCAGGCGCCCGCGCGACAGGCACCACTGCAGCAGCTGCCCGCGCAACAGGCACCACTACCGCAGGCCCCCTTGCAGCAGGCGCCCGCAACCCAGGCACCGCTGCAGCAGTTGCCGGCACAGCAGGCACCACTGCAGCACATGCCGGCGCAGCAAGCGCCCGCGCAGCCGGCCCCGGCGCAGCCTGCACCCACCGGCACCCCCCGATAA
- a CDS encoding adenosylmethionine--8-amino-7-oxononanoate transaminase: MAAAVTPGLTPEQISAIDAAHLWHPYSTIGAEALPPVVAVAAHGAWLTLIRDGHPIRVLDAMSSWWTSIHGHGHPVLDAALTTQLATMNHVMFGGLTHEPAARLARLLVELTPQGLDTVFFSDSGSVAVEVAVKMALQYWRSRGRPAKHRLMTWRGGYHGDTFTPMSICDPDGGMHSLWTDILARQVFAPQVPRDYDPGYSAAFEVQLAEHAAELAAVVVEPVVQGAGGMRFHDPRYLCDVRDICRRHDVLLIFDEIATGFGRTGELFAADHAGVSPDIMCVGKALTGGYLSLAATLCTTGIAHTISTGAAGALMHGPTFMANPLACAVSVASVEVLLEQDWRSRIAEIAAGLTAGLEPARTLPAVTDIRVCGAIGVIECERPVDLTVATPVALDHGVWLRPFRNLVYAMPPYICPPAEIAQITSAMVEVARLVV, encoded by the coding sequence ATGGCTGCCGCGGTAACGCCCGGGTTGACGCCCGAGCAGATCAGCGCGATCGACGCCGCCCACCTCTGGCACCCCTACAGCACCATCGGCGCCGAAGCGCTCCCGCCCGTAGTGGCAGTCGCCGCCCATGGCGCCTGGCTCACGTTGATCCGCGACGGCCACCCGATCCGGGTCCTCGACGCGATGAGCTCGTGGTGGACCTCCATCCACGGTCACGGCCATCCCGTTCTGGATGCGGCCCTGACCACTCAGCTGGCCACGATGAACCATGTGATGTTCGGCGGCCTGACCCACGAGCCGGCGGCCCGGCTGGCGCGGCTGCTGGTCGAGCTCACCCCGCAGGGCCTGGACACGGTGTTCTTCAGCGACTCCGGCTCGGTGGCGGTGGAGGTCGCGGTGAAGATGGCACTGCAGTACTGGCGCAGCCGCGGCCGGCCCGCCAAGCACCGGTTGATGACCTGGCGGGGCGGTTATCACGGCGACACGTTCACGCCGATGAGCATTTGCGACCCTGACGGCGGCATGCATTCGCTATGGACCGACATCTTGGCCCGGCAGGTGTTCGCTCCGCAGGTGCCGCGGGACTACGACCCCGGCTACAGCGCGGCGTTCGAGGTGCAGCTGGCCGAGCATGCCGCCGAGTTGGCCGCGGTGGTCGTGGAGCCGGTCGTGCAGGGCGCGGGCGGAATGCGCTTCCACGACCCGCGTTACTTGTGCGACGTGCGCGACATCTGCCGTCGCCACGACGTGTTGTTGATATTCGACGAGATCGCCACCGGATTCGGCCGCACCGGCGAACTGTTCGCCGCCGACCATGCCGGGGTGAGCCCGGACATCATGTGTGTCGGAAAGGCGCTCACTGGCGGATATCTCAGCCTGGCCGCCACCTTGTGTACCACCGGCATTGCGCACACCATCAGCACCGGCGCGGCAGGTGCGCTGATGCACGGGCCCACTTTCATGGCAAATCCTTTGGCCTGCGCGGTGTCGGTGGCCAGCGTCGAGGTGCTGCTCGAACAGGACTGGCGGTCGAGGATCGCCGAGATAGCGGCCGGACTGACCGCAGGGCTCGAGCCCGCCCGAACATTGCCCGCGGTCACCGATATACGGGTGTGCGGCGCCATCGGCGTCATCGAATGCGAGCGGCCGGTCGATCTGACCGTCGCCACCCCGGTGGCCCTGGACCATGGTGTCTGGCTACGCCCGTTTCGCAACCTGGTCTATGCGATGCCGCCCTACATTTGTCCGCCCGCCGAGATTGCGCAGATCACCTCTGCGATGGTCGAGGTCGCGCGACTCGTAGTCTGA